The Alkalicoccobacillus plakortidis genome contains a region encoding:
- a CDS encoding SRPBCC domain-containing protein has product MSNPSNRVDTASRIIHALPEEVYSAFINPERLIIWLPPEGMTGSIDTFDAKEGGIYRMTLTYHDLDGTTTSKTSDNTDVVHAEFLTLIPNKKIVQAIIFDSEDPTFAGKMIQTWLFEPFLEGTKVKIICENVPEGVRKEDHDVGLRSTLENLAGFMEGKTV; this is encoded by the coding sequence ATGTCAAATCCATCTAATCGAGTAGATACGGCATCACGTATTATTCATGCATTACCAGAAGAGGTTTACTCAGCATTTATAAATCCAGAGAGGTTGATCATCTGGCTCCCACCTGAAGGTATGACGGGTTCAATAGATACGTTTGATGCAAAAGAAGGAGGGATATACAGGATGACTCTTACGTATCATGATCTTGATGGAACAACCACAAGCAAAACATCAGATAACACGGACGTAGTTCATGCAGAATTCTTAACGCTTATCCCCAATAAGAAAATTGTTCAAGCTATAATCTTTGATTCTGAAGACCCAACGTTTGCGGGGAAAATGATTCAGACCTGGTTATTTGAACCCTTCTTGGAAGGAACAAAAGTTAAAATCATATGTGAAAACGTACCTGAAGGAGTTAGGAAAGAGGATCATGACGTGGGATTAAGATCAACATTAGAGAATTTAGCGGGATTTATGGAAGGGAAAACCGTTTAA
- a CDS encoding IS256 family transposase yields the protein MTQFNFNVDMDVIKEELIGSNLNATIKSSIILILNQMMEQERDEYLKSSSYERTEDRVDYRNGYYKRDYMLSIGKITLKVPRSRNGKFSPSLFERYQRTDQALIATMVEMVVQGVSTRKVTQAVVKLCGENVSKSFVSSLTERLDPFVKEWSSRSLVGKEYPYIYTDALYIKVREYQKVVSKAVYIAVGVNEDHKREIIGFHITHDETKAGWESFFESLQSRGLLSPKLVISDAHKGLKAAIHEAFTGSSWQRCTVHFKRNIFSALPKKETETFRSLVKDIFTRQTQKEARALYQEIASNYEGQKKYENALNKLEEGLEDAIQYMSEQKSYHPLLRSTNNLERLNSEVRRREGVIRIFPNQQSAFRLIGAVLKDYDELKLCKRKYLPET from the coding sequence ATGACCCAATTTAATTTTAACGTAGATATGGATGTAATTAAAGAGGAATTAATAGGCTCAAATTTAAATGCGACGATTAAATCTTCGATTATTCTGATTCTCAATCAAATGATGGAACAGGAGCGCGATGAGTATCTGAAATCCAGCTCTTATGAACGCACTGAAGATCGGGTTGATTATCGTAATGGGTACTATAAGAGAGATTATATGCTTTCAATTGGGAAGATCACTCTTAAGGTGCCTCGTTCGCGTAATGGAAAGTTCTCTCCGTCTCTTTTTGAGCGCTATCAACGAACAGATCAAGCACTTATAGCAACGATGGTTGAAATGGTTGTCCAAGGGGTTTCAACACGCAAAGTGACTCAAGCGGTCGTGAAACTGTGCGGAGAAAATGTGTCTAAATCCTTTGTATCAAGTCTAACAGAAAGGTTAGATCCTTTCGTCAAAGAGTGGTCGAGTCGATCTTTAGTTGGAAAAGAATATCCTTATATCTATACTGATGCGCTTTATATTAAGGTACGCGAGTACCAAAAAGTCGTGTCCAAAGCAGTCTACATCGCTGTGGGCGTGAATGAAGATCACAAAAGAGAAATCATTGGTTTTCATATTACACATGATGAAACGAAAGCTGGATGGGAATCTTTCTTCGAAAGTCTTCAATCGCGTGGGCTTTTGTCTCCAAAACTCGTGATATCAGATGCCCACAAAGGCTTAAAAGCAGCGATCCACGAAGCATTTACAGGCTCAAGTTGGCAGCGGTGCACCGTTCATTTTAAACGAAATATTTTTAGTGCCCTTCCAAAAAAAGAAACGGAAACGTTTCGCTCATTGGTTAAAGATATCTTTACTCGCCAAACTCAAAAAGAAGCACGAGCCCTTTATCAAGAAATCGCATCCAATTACGAAGGACAGAAGAAGTATGAGAACGCGTTAAATAAACTTGAAGAAGGACTTGAAGATGCCATTCAATATATGAGTGAGCAGAAATCATATCATCCGTTACTGCGGAGCACAAACAACCTAGAGCGGTTGAATTCAGAGGTTCGCCGTAGAGAAGGAGTCATACGTATTTTCCCTAATCAACAATCTGCGTTCCGTTTGATTGGAGCGGTTCTGAAGGATTACGACGAATTGAAGTTGTGTAAGAGAAAGTATTTGCCTGAAACGTAA
- a CDS encoding DinB family protein: MHLRHKNLFTQLQTYRQEVIHFLEDVTEETAEIIPVGFNNNIRWNLGHIYLDQYLWIETLIKEKTEVPEIFHSWFGFGTSPADFQESTPSLVELRSLLTEQPKRIRETYSHRLEEISPPTEMGMQTIEQVLIRTIFHEGMHLQAMINLKNIYMKRFNNGKQKHNKEKS, encoded by the coding sequence ATGCACTTACGTCATAAAAACCTCTTTACTCAATTGCAGACTTATAGACAAGAAGTCATTCACTTCCTTGAGGATGTGACAGAAGAAACTGCTGAGATTATACCTGTCGGCTTCAATAACAATATCCGCTGGAATCTTGGTCATATCTACTTAGATCAGTACTTATGGATTGAAACTCTAATTAAAGAGAAAACAGAAGTTCCTGAAATTTTTCACTCTTGGTTTGGATTTGGTACATCTCCTGCTGATTTTCAAGAGAGTACGCCATCCTTAGTGGAACTTAGATCCTTATTAACAGAGCAACCTAAACGAATTCGCGAAACCTATAGTCATCGATTAGAAGAAATCTCCCCCCCAACAGAGATGGGCATGCAAACGATTGAGCAGGTACTAATCCGCACCATCTTTCATGAAGGCATGCATCTGCAAGCAATGATAAATCTAAAAAACATCTACATGAAGAGGTTCAATAATGGAAAACAGAAGCATAACAAGGAAAAATCCTAA